The Thermodesulfobacteriota bacterium DNA window GAGCAAGTAGCCCACTTTCAGGCTTGTTTTCATGCGGCAGGTCTTCCCATTTAGGTCCGCCTACAGCGCCCATAAGGACTGCGTCAGATGCTTTAGCTTTGGCAATCACTTCATCCGTTATCGGAACCCCATGCTCGTCGATAGAAGCTCCGCCAAATAGTTCTCTGTCGAACTCAAATTCAATGTTGTGTTTATCGCCTATAATTTTTAGAATATCTAGGCTTACATTTGTAACCTCAACTCCTATTCCGTCTCCTGGAAGAACAAGTACTTTAGGCAAACTATTTCTCCTTTAATGCAATTTAAGTGCTTCGTATTTTACCCAGAGCAATACTTAAGGGGAAGTGTATTGAGCTCAAAAATAAATTTACTCTCCGATGTGGTTTCTAAGAATTCCAATGCCTTCTATGTGAACCTCAACAGTATCGCCTTTTTGCATAGGTCCAATTCCTGAAGGAGTACCAGTCGAAATTACATCCCCTGGAATAAGTGTCATGACATTAGAAATAAAGCTTACTAATTTTGGTACGCTGAAGATCAGCATGTTTGTGCTTGAGCTCTGTTTTATCTCATCATTTAGATATGTGGCAATATGAAGATTGTGAGGGTCAAGCTCGGTCTCTATATAGGGTCCGAAAGGTGCAAAGGTATCAAACCCCTTACCTCTGGTATATTGTCCGTCTTTAGCTGTTAGGTCTCTTGCGGTGACATCACATAGACATGTATAGCCGAAAACATGGTCTAAAGCGTCTTCTTCGCTGACCCGAACGGCTCTTTTCCCGATCACAACTGCAAGCTCTCCCTCATAATCTACTCTTTTTGACATATGCTCGGGATAAACGATTGTATCCTCGTGCCCGATTATTGCCGTGTTTGGTTTGATAAAGAGTTTTGGATCTTCG harbors:
- a CDS encoding fumarylacetoacetate hydrolase family protein; its protein translation is MKYLRYEYKDNIERYGILQGETITEIEWDLFGDYMPTDITLDLKDVKILPPCKPTKIVCVGLNYKDHADEMNAEVPEDPKLFIKPNTAIIGHEDTIVYPEHMSKRVDYEGELAVVIGKRAVRVSEEDALDHVFGYTCLCDVTARDLTAKDGQYTRGKGFDTFAPFGPYIETELDPHNLHIATYLNDEIKQSSSTNMLIFSVPKLVSFISNVMTLIPGDVISTGTPSGIGPMQKGDTVEVHIEGIGILRNHIGE